The proteins below come from a single Pleuronectes platessa chromosome 1, fPlePla1.1, whole genome shotgun sequence genomic window:
- the fgf19 gene encoding fibroblast growth factor 19, whose translation MILLVVTVSVANVFLAAGVFCLPLLDQGPHINQGWDQVVRLRHLFAARPGLHLLISGDGQIHGSADQSLYSLLEIRPVDPGCVAIRGVATARFLCIEGNGRLFSSHTYSRDDCTFREQILPDGYNIYISDKHGALLSIGNQRQRLQGRDRGVPTLAQFLPRISILEQASAPGRDIPDQQGLRVAQTEEHLDSMDSFGKLSQIIHSPSFHKR comes from the exons ATGATTCTGCTCGTGGTCACTGTGTCCGTTGCCAATGTGTTTCTTGCTGCTGGAGTTTTTTGCTTACCCCTATTGGACCAGGGACCCCACATCAACCAAGGCTGGGACCAGGTGGTACGACTCAGGCACCTTTTCGCTGCCAGGCCAGGACTTCACCTGTTGATCAGTGGGGATGGACAGATCCATGGCTCTGCAGACCAATCTCTGTACA GTCTGCTGGAGATCCGTCCAGTGGATCCAGGCTGTGTTGCCATCAGAggagtagcaactgcacgattTCTCTGCATAGAAGGCAACGGACGACTGTTCTCATCA CACACCTACAGCAGAGACGACTGCACCTTTAGAGAGCAGATCTTACCAGACGGATACAACATCTACATCTCTGACAAACACGGAGCTCTGCTCAGTATAGGAAACCAGCGGCAAAGGCTGCAGGGTCGAGACAGAGGGGTCCCGACATTGGCTCAGTTCCTTCCTCGGATAAGCATTCTTGAACAGGCCTCAGCCCCAGGACGGGACATTCCTGACCAACAAGGGCTGAGAGTAGCacaaacagaagaacatttggaCTCTATGGACTCATTTGGAAAGCTCTCTCAGATCATTCACAGTCCCAGCTTCCACAAGAGATGA